The following proteins are co-located in the Penaeus monodon isolate SGIC_2016 unplaced genomic scaffold, NSTDA_Pmon_1 PmonScaffold_222, whole genome shotgun sequence genome:
- the LOC119570126 gene encoding uncharacterized protein LOC119570126: MVHTLKLLERIMDSRLRQGVRNGRQQIGFIKRTGTADGIFSLRQTMEKYQEKQRVLHMVFIDSEKAYDQVPRQEFWRGLRERGVQEKYVRMIQQCYKDVTKRVRSTVGMAEHFRVKVGLHQGSAPSPLLFNIMFDVITENVGEEPPWCVLYADDTVLVAGSRRVLEKKLEEWSFPLESRRMRISRSTDIDGDQLATIELGGGDLKIVRTLNN; this comes from the coding sequence ATGGTTCACACTTTGAAACTACTGGAAAGGATTATGGACTCGCGACTTAGACAAGGAGTGCGTAATGGCCGACAGCAAATTGGTTTTATTAAAAGGACTGGTACAGCTGACGGTATCTTCTCTCTCAGGCAAACCATGGAGAAATACCAGGAGAAGCAAAGAGTGCTGCATATGGTTTTCATCGACTCAGAGAAAGCCTATGACCAAGTGCCACGCCAAGAATTTTGGAGAGGGTTACGAGAGCGAGGAgtacaagaaaaatatgtaagaatGATCCAGCAATGCTACAAGGACGTGACAAAGAGAGTTAGGAGCACAGTGGGCATGGCGGAACACTTCAGAGTAAAGGTTGGCTTACACCAGGGATCGGCACCAAGCCCACTGCTATTCAATATAATGTTTGATGTCATCACAGAAAATGTAGGGGAAGAACCACCATGGTGCGTATTGTACGCTGATGATACTGTGCTTGTAGCAGGAAGTAGAAGAGTGCTAGAAAAGAAACTAGAAGAATGGAGCTTTCCTTTAGAAagcagaagaatgagaataagcagGTCCACAGATATAGATGGCGACCAACTAGCCACAATAGAGCTAGGTGGAGGGGACTTGAAAATAGTTCGAACTTTAAATAACTAG